The genome window CCGATTTTGTTACGCGATCGTTTGTTGAGCCCTTACGCTCAGCCCAGGGCATCCTTGCGCAGGCTTCTCATCGAATAGAGCCGCGTTTCCTTTTTCCGCCATCCGACGCCCCGTATCGGCCGGGCTCCGTCCTTGCGGGTTCCGCTGAACCACTCCCTCGCCTGGGCAAAGGCTTCGTTGACAAAGCTTTTACTCCCGAAGGTCACGCCGTCGCTCAGATGCCGGACCTTGCAGCGCAGCGTCTCGCCCAGCGTCAGCTTGCCGCCCCCGGCCAACACGCGTTCCACCTGTTTGCGTTTAAACCCCTTGCGCACCCGCTTGTGCCCGGTGCCTGTTTCCCTCTGATCGGTAAACACCTCCTCACCATCGGAGAACAGCATCACGCGATACATCCCAGCCACTTCGCCATGCCAATCAGGAAGCCCCACCCCGGTGTCGTCGCGCTGCTGCTGGGACGCCGTGTGTTTTTGCATCACCCGGCACAATCCGGCGCGCGCCTTGCCGTTGTTTTCCGACCCGACGGCCTCGCCGTAGGAACACCACTTGTAGTCCCCGGGTTCCTCCACCATGCCGGCCCTGACCGGGTTCAGATCGATGTAGGCCGCCATCACCCGGGCGGCATACCCGCTCTCCACCAGCACACTCTTGAACCGCCCCTCCCACAAGGTTCCCCTGCGTCCGTGATGGCCGTTGAACCACTGGGTGAAGCGTTGTTTCAGCCCCTTCATAAAGAAGGATAGATCGTGCATCCGGCGTGTGTATTTCTCCTTGAGCTCCTCGGCGGCCTTGTCCGAGCCCCCTTCGCGGAGGAGCTCCAGCATCTGCCTCACATCCAGGTAATACGCCCTTGAGTAGAGCTTTTTTATTTTCACAAGGAACAGCTCGTCGGACATCGAAACAGCGGCATCCCTCACCTTCGGAGGGACCTCGACAAGGACATGGAAATGGTTGCCCATCACGCAATAGGCAAGCACCTGAACCCCGCAGAACTCCTCGTATGCACGCATCATTTTTACAAACACCTCCTTTTCCCTGGGGCCGAACTTGAAGTCCCGGTCCACGACGCGGGAAACGCAGTGGTAAAGGCAGGGGGAGGTCTCGGCCGACGGCGGAATGAAGCGTTTCTGTCTCATGGCGAAGAGATATTGGCAAACAACAGGGTTAAGTCAACTTTTCTTTATATGGGGACAGGTCTTATTTGTAGGTTTTGAGCGGTGCTTGTAACGAAGCCCTGCGATCGGCGTTGTGGGTTCCGTGTTTGACCCAGTCAGTCTCGGGGGCCCGATGCTGCATCCTGATTGATGCCGTCCCGGATGGGTGCTTTATCACGTCTTGTTTTCAAATCACAGATGCTGGGTGTTTTGATGAGCTTGGGCATGGCGGCTGGGGTTTGGGCCAGAGAGAAGCCCGGAGCATGACGATCGGGCTTGCTCTTGGAGGGGTTTGCCCTTTCATTCGGGTGTGGATCATTCACCCGGTCAAGCAGGCAGCGATGCGGCATCTTTCCCGGTGCCTGCACCCCGGCCCTTGGCATTGGCGCTGTCGCCTATGGAGGTGGCGTCGGGTTTACAGCATCTTCCGGGTTTGGTGTTTTTTGATACCTCGGGAAACATCCCGTCGCGCGGTCATGCACCGGTATCGATCATTGCGGCTCGTCCGGTAAAAATCCTCCAGGGCCAGATCCATGATCGTGGTGATGTGGACCGCTTGCGTGAAGCCCTGGGCGAGTGGGACGTGCACTCGCGTTCTCTTGGTTTTCCTGCGGGGGGTGCCTGTGGCTGGGTCGATTACGAAGGCACGTATTGTTTTGGAATATATCCGGAGATGTTGGTTTATCAGCACGATCGACAGCAGTGGTGGCAGTGTGGAGGACTGGCGGATGAGATTTCACCTGAGCCAGGCACTGGGGGGCTTCTTCAAATCGGCCCATTCGAGTCGTCGATGACCCAGCCCGAATATGAAGCCGGGGTGCGCAGGATTCACGATTACATCGCCGCCGGAGATATCTATCAGGTCAACCTGACCCAACGGTTCGCGGCTGAAGTATCGGGAGGTTCCCTTTTTTCCCTCTACCGTCATTTGCGGGAGGGTGCGCCAGCGCCGCTTGCGGCCTGGATGCGGCTTGAGGGGCGTGAAGTGCTGTCGTCCTCGCCGGAGACATTTCTGCGGATCAGTGGCAGGGCGATTGAAACCCGGCCGATCAAGGGCACGCGCCCTCGTTTTGAGGATGGGGAAAGGGACCGGGCGTCGGCGCATGAGTTACTGACATCGGAAAAGGAGAATGCCGAGCTGATCATGATCACGGACCTGGAACGCAACGACCTGGGCCAGGTCTGCGAGTTTGGCAGTGTCCGGGTGGCGGATATGCTTACCCTGGAAAAACTCGAGCATGTGTATCATCTGGTATCGACGGTTACAGGGACCTTGCGCGAGGATGTGGATCACCTGGATGCCATGGCCGCGTGTTTTCCGGGTGGTAGTATCACGGGGGCACCCAAGAAGCGGGCGATGGAAATCATCGACGAGCTTGAGCCAGTGCCACGGGGTCTTTACACGGGAGCCATCGGCTACATCGGTTTTAATGGTGAAAGCCAGTTCAATATCCCCATCCGCACGCTGGTCAGGGATGGTGACAGCCTGCACTACCATGTTGGTGCCGGTATCGTTGCGGATTCCGATCCACCCGCCGAGTATCAGGAGACCCTGGATAAAGCCAAGGGCATCCGGCTCGCGATCGACCGCTTCCACGGGGCATAGCCCGACAGCAACGGGTGTGGTTTTTCCGGGGGGCTACTCAGCGTTGAAGGGGTGGAAACCACATCTCCGAGTCCCTGAGCCGGCGCCGGGGTGTCACTTGTGCATTGACGGATAGGTGCTACCACCTAGGGTGTGGAGGAACCACCTACTTTATCCTATGAAAGCCACTCGTATCATCGTCGTAGCATTTTGCCTTGGTCTCCTGTCGTCGTGCGGACTTGTCAACAGTCTGCTCAAAATCCCCGTTGGCCTCCTCCGGGCCGTAGGTCGGACTGCGGGAGTGAGCGGTCTAACTGATGACGCGCCACAGCCCGTGACGGAAGGCGAGCAGAAAACAACCGGGACGATTGAGGATGCCGCGCAAAAGCGTCAGGCGGCCTCCGAATAAGCATCATCATCCAGCGGGTATAAAAAAACGTGGCCCGACAGATCACCTGCCGAGCCACGCCTGGTTGATTATTTGATCCTGGAGTTAATCCTGGAGTGTAGTCGTCCAGGGGTCTAGCTGCATCCGCAACCACCGCAGCACTGGGTGCCGGAGAAGTTAACGGCGACCACGTCCCAGTTTACCACGTTCCAGAATGCACTGATGTAGTCGGGGCGGCGGTTCTGGTAGTTGAGGTAATAAGCGTGTTCCCAGACGTCGAGTCCGAGGATCGGCTTGCATGGGCAGGCGCCGGCGATCTCACCCATCAGCGGGTTGTCCTGGTTGGCGGTCGAGCACACACAGAGTGAGCCGTCACCTTGTACGCCGAGCCATGCCCAGCCGGAGCCGAAGCGTGTGGCGGCTGCCTTGGCAAATGCCTCCTTCATCGCGTCGAGTGAGCCGAAGCTGGCGTCGATGGCGGCAGCCAGGTCACCGGAAGGGGCGGATGCGCCACCGGGGGCGATCACCTTCCAGAAAAGGCTGTGGTTGAAGTGGCCGCCGCCGTGGTTACGGACAGGGGTCTGGATGTCGGCAGGAACCTTGTCGAGGTTCTGGATGAGGGCATCCACTGAAACGCCTTGAAGGTCGTCCTTGCCTTCGAGCGCGCCGTTGAGTCCGGCGACGTAGGCTGCGTGGTGTTTGCTGTGGTGGATTTCCATGGTGCGCGCATCAATGTGCGGCTCCAGGGCGTCGTAGGCGTATCCTAATTCGGGTAATTCGTGGGCCATAATTCTTTTTTGGGTTGTATGAGTTGTCATCCCGGTGACGTAGGACTATTGATATCCCACGGGCGGATGACCACGGCACTATGCCGCAGCTATCCGTCACCGCAAGTAAAACTCTGTGTCAGCATTCCCATGATGATTTCTCCCGAACAACTACCTTTTGTCACCGCCGCCGCCGGCTTCCTTGTCGGTGTCCTCATTGCATGGCTCGTTTTTTCCACAAAAAACAAGGCCAGGGCGGGCGTGGACGCCGAAAAACTGAAGGCTGAACAACAGCGCAGTCAGGAAACAGCCCGGAATTTCCAGGCCTTGCAGGCCCGCTACGAAACACTGCATAACAGCGAACGCGACCTGCGCCAGCGTCAGACCGAGCTCGAAGTCCGGCTCGAGGAGGAGAAAAAAGCCGCCGCCGAGAAGCAGGCACTGCTGGAAAAAGCCGAGCTGCGTCTGACCGACACCTTCAAGGTGCTGTCGGCCGAGGCCCTGAGGTCGACCCAGGGCCAGTTTCTCTCGATGGCCAAAAACAGCCTGAAAGCGCAACAGCAGGAGGCGACCAACGAGATGGAAAAACGCAAAGTCGCCGTCGAGCAGCTGGTCAAGCCGATCTCGCAGACACTCGAAAAAGTCCAGGTCCAGATTTCCGAAACCGAAAAACTCCGCGAAGGCGACAAGCAGGCACTGAGGCAGCAGATCGTCCATATCACCGAGGCCAACCTCGGACTGCAGAAGGAAACCCGGAAACTTGTCAAGGCGCTGCGCCAGCCGACCGGTCGCGGCCAGTGGGGGGAAATGCAACTGCGCCGCGTCGTGGAAATGGCCGGTATGCAGGAGCACTGCGACTTTGAAACCCAGACCACCACCACCACCGACGAGGGTAGACGTCTCCGGCCCGACCTCATCGTCAAACTCCCTGGTGGCCAGCAGGTGGTGGTTGATTCCAAGGCACCGATGGATGCCTACCTGGATGCCATCGAAACCGATGATGACACCGTCCGCGCCGCCGCCCTGGCCCGGCACGCCGCCCAGGTCCGCACCCACATCCAGCAGCTTGGCAGTAAAAAATACCAACAACAATTCGAGACCACCCCGGAGTTTGTGGTCCTGTTTCTCCCGAGTGAGTCGTTTTTCTCCGCCGCCCTCAATGAGGACTCGGGATTGATTGAAAAGGGGGTCAACCAGAACGTCATCCTCGCCACACCCACCACCCTGATAGCCCTGCTGCGTGCTGTGGCCTTCGGCTGGCGACAAGAGGCGTTGGCACAAAATGCCCGGGAAATCTCCGCCATCGGTAAAACCCTCTACGAGCGTCTCGGCGTCTTTGCCTCGCACCTGACCAAAGTGGGTAAAAACCTGGAAACCACCGTGAAGAACTACAACAGTGCGGTCGGCTCCTTCGAGCGTTCCGTGATCCCCGGCGCAAGAAAATTCCCCGAGCTTGGCGCGGCCTCGGAAGACTCCAAGCTCAACGACGTCAACCCCGCCGAGGCCGTCCCACGCCAGTTGAACGCCGATTTACCAACTCCTGTCGAGCAGCCGATCCCCAGCGGTGGGGAATTCGCCATCACCCCGAGCGAAGGTTTCACCGCCCCCGCTGATGAGGACTTCGGCTTCGAAGGCTTCACCGGGCCGGAGCCGGAAAACAAACCCGACCCCGGCTCCGCGGCCAACGACCTGCGTTCGGCCTTCGAGTAGGACAGCTTTGCAAGCAGTCGACAACCTATGCAAAAAGCCAAATGTGCTGGCCGCTCACCCCAGCCACTTCTTCTGCGCCGTTTGTGTGGGGCAAGGCCAGCTGGTGGAAATAGCTGTAAAAAACGAGTACCCGCACACGTAGCCACGGGTATGAAGATGAGGTATGTTGTTCCAGGTGTATTTTTATCCATATCCCTTGGCGCTGCATCACTGGATGCGGGTGATTTTAACCAGTGGATTGCGCAAGCCCGACAGCTCAAGGCCAAACCAGGCCAGGGGCCGGTGGTGGTCAACATCCCGCCTGGTCGCTACACACTGAGTGAACCTGTTTCACTGAGTCCCGACGACAGCGGCACGGCAGGGCGGCCCGTTGTTTTTAGAGTCACTGAGCCGGACAAGACGATGTTCAGCTCGGCCAAGGCGGTGCCCGCTATGAGGAAGGCTCCTGCGGGATACTGGACTTGTGAATTGCCCGAGGGTTTTCAACTCGACCAGCTTTTTGTCGATGGTGTCCGTGCAGAACCAGCCCGGTTTCCCAAGCAGGGATTTATTTCCATGCAGGGTGTGCAGCAGAAGGTGGAAGTGCAGGGGAAGAACAAACGTTTCGCGGATAAGGCAACGCAGACGATCCAGCTCGATGACCAGGCGGCCGGACAATTATCGGGTATCGATCTAACAAACGCCCGTATGTATGTGCTGCACAAGTGGGATTGCACCTTGCGTAATGGACTCGATTTTGACAGGGGTGAAAAATCCATCGTCACGCGTGGCGGGGGTATGAAGGACTGGAACAAGTGGGGAAAAGGGACACGCTTTTTCCTGCAGAATGTGGCGGGCGCGAAGCTGGAACCCGGGCACTGGATGCTGCACGGTCGCACCCTTCACTACGCGCCTCGACCAGGTGAGGTGCTCGGTAAAACGGAGCTGATGGCACCGCAGTTAGAAAAACTGCTGGTTATCAAGGGAGCGCAGGACAAGCCCGTGCAGCACATTCGCTTCGAGGGGTTCCGGTGGATGCATTCGACCCTGAACTTGCCCAACGGAATGCCTCCGAACCAAGCGGCAAGCAGCATCGATGCCGCAGTGATGGTGGATCACGCGAGTGAGATCCATTTTTCCAACTGTAGTATCTCACAAGTAGGTCGTTACGGTCTGTGGTTCCGGGAAAACTGCCAGCGGTGTAGCGTCAGGAAATGCCTGG of Akkermansiaceae bacterium contains these proteins:
- a CDS encoding right-handed parallel beta-helix repeat-containing protein, yielding MKMRYVVPGVFLSISLGAASLDAGDFNQWIAQARQLKAKPGQGPVVVNIPPGRYTLSEPVSLSPDDSGTAGRPVVFRVTEPDKTMFSSAKAVPAMRKAPAGYWTCELPEGFQLDQLFVDGVRAEPARFPKQGFISMQGVQQKVEVQGKNKRFADKATQTIQLDDQAAGQLSGIDLTNARMYVLHKWDCTLRNGLDFDRGEKSIVTRGGGMKDWNKWGKGTRFFLQNVAGAKLEPGHWMLHGRTLHYAPRPGEVLGKTELMAPQLEKLLVIKGAQDKPVQHIRFEGFRWMHSTLNLPNGMPPNQAASSIDAAVMVDHASEIHFSNCSISQVGRYGLWFRENCQRCSVRKCLVEDLGAGGVRIGEMHPRSSTPTSHTVVDNCIIRRGGRLLPCAVGVWIGQSPDNRVTHNEINDFYYTGVSVGWTWGYGKSLATNNKILFNHIHDIGHGLLSDMGAVYCLGTSPGTEVSNNVVHGIESYSYGGWGLYTDEGSTGIKMENNLVYNTKCGGFHQHYGKENIIRNNIFADGTLYQVQATRPESHLSFEFSRNIISFYQGTLYAGQFMKIKNRINHNLIWCADPKKITDPKGRMFGGASWATWRKSGRDTESVIGDPQFVDATRGDFTPLNTSLLKKIGFKPFDFRQAGVKKDDPAWVEMAAEGRPAL
- the rmuC gene encoding DNA recombination protein RmuC translates to MMISPEQLPFVTAAAGFLVGVLIAWLVFSTKNKARAGVDAEKLKAEQQRSQETARNFQALQARYETLHNSERDLRQRQTELEVRLEEEKKAAAEKQALLEKAELRLTDTFKVLSAEALRSTQGQFLSMAKNSLKAQQQEATNEMEKRKVAVEQLVKPISQTLEKVQVQISETEKLREGDKQALRQQIVHITEANLGLQKETRKLVKALRQPTGRGQWGEMQLRRVVEMAGMQEHCDFETQTTTTTDEGRRLRPDLIVKLPGGQQVVVDSKAPMDAYLDAIETDDDTVRAAALARHAAQVRTHIQQLGSKKYQQQFETTPEFVVLFLPSESFFSAALNEDSGLIEKGVNQNVILATPTTLIALLRAVAFGWRQEALAQNAREISAIGKTLYERLGVFASHLTKVGKNLETTVKNYNSAVGSFERSVIPGARKFPELGAASEDSKLNDVNPAEAVPRQLNADLPTPVEQPIPSGGEFAITPSEGFTAPADEDFGFEGFTGPEPENKPDPGSAANDLRSAFE
- a CDS encoding superoxide dismutase produces the protein MMAHELPELGYAYDALEPHIDARTMEIHHSKHHAAYVAGLNGALEGKDDLQGVSVDALIQNLDKVPADIQTPVRNHGGGHFNHSLFWKVIAPGGASAPSGDLAAAIDASFGSLDAMKEAFAKAAATRFGSGWAWLGVQGDGSLCVCSTANQDNPLMGEIAGACPCKPILGLDVWEHAYYLNYQNRRPDYISAFWNVVNWDVVAVNFSGTQCCGGCGCS
- the pabB gene encoding aminodeoxychorismate synthase component I, whose product is MEVASGLQHLPGLVFFDTSGNIPSRGHAPVSIIAARPVKILQGQIHDRGDVDRLREALGEWDVHSRSLGFPAGGACGWVDYEGTYCFGIYPEMLVYQHDRQQWWQCGGLADEISPEPGTGGLLQIGPFESSMTQPEYEAGVRRIHDYIAAGDIYQVNLTQRFAAEVSGGSLFSLYRHLREGAPAPLAAWMRLEGREVLSSSPETFLRISGRAIETRPIKGTRPRFEDGERDRASAHELLTSEKENAELIMITDLERNDLGQVCEFGSVRVADMLTLEKLEHVYHLVSTVTGTLREDVDHLDAMAACFPGGSITGAPKKRAMEIIDELEPVPRGLYTGAIGYIGFNGESQFNIPIRTLVRDGDSLHYHVGAGIVADSDPPAEYQETLDKAKGIRLAIDRFHGA
- a CDS encoding transposase; the protein is MRQKRFIPPSAETSPCLYHCVSRVVDRDFKFGPREKEVFVKMMRAYEEFCGVQVLAYCVMGNHFHVLVEVPPKVRDAAVSMSDELFLVKIKKLYSRAYYLDVRQMLELLREGGSDKAAEELKEKYTRRMHDLSFFMKGLKQRFTQWFNGHHGRRGTLWEGRFKSVLVESGYAARVMAAYIDLNPVRAGMVEEPGDYKWCSYGEAVGSENNGKARAGLCRVMQKHTASQQQRDDTGVGLPDWHGEVAGMYRVMLFSDGEEVFTDQRETGTGHKRVRKGFKRKQVERVLAGGGKLTLGETLRCKVRHLSDGVTFGSKSFVNEAFAQAREWFSGTRKDGARPIRGVGWRKKETRLYSMRSLRKDALG